One Amaranthus tricolor cultivar Red isolate AtriRed21 chromosome 10, ASM2621246v1, whole genome shotgun sequence genomic window carries:
- the LOC130824907 gene encoding uncharacterized protein LOC130824907, which produces MNCLSWNIRGIGKGEKSLSIRGLVKKEKISFMGLIETKHRNPFQNRIRRLWGNDEYDFCEIMASDTHAGGIIAIWDTQSFQASTKHIGSRWIIIEGHIINHNFECCIGVVYGNNDRVNRRAMFVELKEKMGNINKPFLMLGDFNVTLHSGERTGTVICNRSMRDFSKWINDLSLIDIPLQGVKFTWRRNESKSKLDRALCSHEWFTKFPNMNLLGLSSSFSDHNPILLQLVQCINWGPKPFRCYDAWFYHPEFKSYITNEWRNAPNVSLHIKMKILKSPIRTWRKGNFDLMENKIADLEVVILELEKKGEQSQLDNMEVARLNAAQNTLQQWLIRRERVWRQRARSYGFNGKDHNTKFFHAAANFKRKQKEFIQIKINDRIIVGKENLKEEVRGFFVNRFKQA; this is translated from the coding sequence ATGAATTGTCTTTCATGGAATATCAGAGGGATTGGGAAGGGGGAAAAATCTCTATCCATCAGAGGTCtggtgaaaaaagaaaaaatttcatttatgGGATTGATAGAAACAAAGCACCGGAATCCGTTCCAAAACAGAATTAGAAGACTCTGGGGTAACGATGAATATGATTTCTGTGAAATTATGGCCTCTGACACACATGCAGGGGGAATCATTGCAATATGGGATACACAATCTTTTCAGGCATCTACAAAACATATCGGGAGCAGATGGATTATAATTGAAGGGCACATTATTAACCATAACTTTGAATGCTGCATTGGGGTAGTATATGGAAATAATGATAGGGTGAATAGAAGAGCTATGTTTGTTGAACTCAAAGAGAAGATGGGGAATATCAACAAACCTTTCTTGATGCTCGGAGATTTCAATGTCACATTACACTCAGGGGAAAGAACTGGAACTGTCATATGTAACCGCAGCATGAGGGATTTCTCAAAATGGATAAATGATTTAAGTTTGATTGATATCCCACTACAGGGCGTGAAATTTACCTGGAGAAGAAATGAATCAAAAAGCAAGCTAGACAGAGCCCTATGCAGCCACGAATGGTTCACAAAATTCCCAAACATGAATCTATTGGGGCTAAGCAGCAGCTTTTCAGATCATAACCCAATTCTTCTTCAATTGGTACAGTGCATTAACTGGGGACCAAAACCATTCAGATGCTATGATGCCTGGTTCTATCACCCAGAGTTTAAAAGCTACATCACCAATGAGTGGCGCAATGCTCCGAATGTCTCACtacatataaaaatgaaaattctcAAATCCCCAATTAGAACATGGCGAAAAGGAAACTTTGATCTCATGGAAAATAAAATTGCAGACCTTGAAGTGGTGATATTAGAGCTGGAAAAAAAGGGGGAACAATCCCAACTAGATAACATGGAAGTGGCGAGACTCAACGCTGCACAAAATACTCTCCAGCAATGGCTTATCAGAAGAGAAAGAGTTTGGAGGCAAAGAGCTCGATCCTATGGGTTCAATGGAAAAGACCACAATACAAAATTTTTCCATGCAGCAGCAAATTTCAAGAGAAAGCAAAAAGAATTCATCCAAATTAAAATCAATGATAGAATCATTGTTGGGAAGGAAAATCTCAAGGAAGAAGTTCGAGGTTTCTTCGTCAATAGATTCAAACAGGCGTAA
- the LOC130824908 gene encoding uncharacterized protein LOC130824908, whose protein sequence is MSLSGKEKLHTHPKRRLGNRGQSSVQWTPGPRESDRQLGVSSQNGKTSLFVDCIPQNLSVSWLEIIFRKAGDVQDVYISKKVRQNTSDRFGFVRFGNYVEAVNAIKLMNGFKVQGKGLKVSLAKYSKGGNFIKNTVDSGIVQPYRRILNPPYRDGRSYQCALMGRKQKPEPEDATPNTIPIAFSLNVQQNMEYAKMLQYAIIAEHKHH, encoded by the coding sequence ATGTCTTTATCTGGGAAAGAGAAGCTCCACACACACCCTAAACGTCGATTGGGTAATCGAGGACAATCCAGCGTCCAGTGGACGCCAGGACCCCGGGAATCCGACCGACAGTTAGGTGTGTCCTCTCAAAATGGTAAAACTTCTCTGTTTGTGGATTGTATCCCACAGAACTTGTCTGTATCTTGGTTAGAAATCATATTCCGAAAAGCTGGTGATGTTCAGGATGTCTACATATCAAAAAAGGTCAGGCAAAACACCTCAGACCGATTTGGGTTCGTTAGGTTTGGGAATTATGTAGAAGCTGTAAACGCTATCAAGCTGATGAACGGGTTTAAGGTACAAGGGAAGGGATTGAAGGTGTCTCTGGCAAAATACAGTAAAGGTGGCAACTTTATTAAGAATACGGTTGATTCTGGCATTGTACAACCATACAGAAGAATCCTCAACCCCCCCTACAGAGATGGCAGATCATACCAGTGCGCCCTCATGGGTAGAAAACAGAAGCCTGAGCCAGAGGATGCGACCCCTAATACCATTCCAATTGCATTTTCCCTTAATGTGCAACAGAACATGGAATATGCCAAGATGCTGCAGTATGCGATTATTGCAGAACACAAACATCATTGA
- the LOC130824909 gene encoding uncharacterized protein LOC130824909, translating to MCEVFAFDEYGGGMIAIWDPSIFSITNKQYRDRWILLEGCITNANFECCIGVVYGPNNRIDRKSVFDELKTAVLGINKPTLLLGDFNVILHSWERRGTFRCDLSSTEFSEWIRELGLIDIPLQGLKFTWRRNDSRSKLDRGLCCNNWLIKFPKLTMLGLNKSCSDHNPLLLKLEDSSNWGPKPFRSFDAWFLNPNFKPYICNEWQKLPRVPLNEKLKILKGPLKAWSKEHFDKLDFKIRDLESAIHDLELVSDQRTLSDVEIARLSAAQSMLQSSLIRRERIWRQKARTYGFKMKDQNSKFFHASTLFRRKKNEILKININGRCIQEQQSIALETLPSRAEVKNAVWACGVDKAPGYDG from the exons ATGTGCGAAGTGTTTGCTTTTGATGAGTATGGGGGTGGCATGATTGCAATTTGGGACCCTAGTATTTTCAGCATAACCAACAAACAATATAGGGATAGATGGATATTATTGGAAGGGTGTATCACAAATGCAAACTTTGAATGCTGTATTGGTGTTGTATATGGACCAAATAATCGTATTGATAGAAAATCTGTTTTTGATGAACTAAAAACTGCCGTATTGGGAATCAATAAACCCACTCTGCTTTTGGGGGATTTCAATGTGATTTTACATTCTTGGGAAAGAAGGGGAACTTTCAGGTGTGACTTGAGCTCAACAGAATTCTCCGAATGGATCCGTGAACTGGGCCTTATTGATATACCGCTACAGGGGTTGAAGTTTACTTGGAGGCGAAATGATTCTAGAAGTAAACTAGACAGAGGTCTATGCTGCAATAATTGGTTGATCAAATTCCCGAAGCTTACCATGTTGGGCCTTAACAAAAGCTGTTCGGACCACAATCCTCTTCTCCTGAAACTAGAGGATAGTTCCAACTGGGGACCGAAACCTTTTAGATCGTTCGATGCTTGGTTCTTGAACCCAAACTTCAAGCCGTACATCTGTAATGAATGGCAAAAGCTCCCACGAGTTCCTCTGAATGAAAAACTGAAGATTCTTAAGGGCCCTCTGAAAGCATGGAGTAAAGAACATTTTGACAAGTTGGACTTTAAAATCAGAGACTTGGAATCGGCTATTCATGACCTTGAACTGGTGAGTGATCAGCGAACACTGAGTGATGTTGAAATAGCCAGGTTATCTGCAGCCCAGTCCATGCTCCAATCCAGCTTAATTCGAAGGGAAAGAATTTGGAGACAAAAAGCTAGAACATATGGCTTTAAGATGAAAGATCAAAATTCCAAGTTCTTCCATGCCTCAACGTTATTCAGAAGGAAGAAAAACGAGATCCTAAAGATCAACATCAACGGGAGATGCATTCAGG AACAACAATCAATCGCACTTGAAACTCTTCCATCTCGAGCAGAAGTCAAGAATGCTGTATGGGCGTGTGGGGTCGATAAAGCACCAGGCTATGACGGATAA